A genomic window from Silene latifolia isolate original U9 population chromosome 11, ASM4854445v1, whole genome shotgun sequence includes:
- the LOC141611431 gene encoding small ribosomal subunit protein eS12-like, translating into MSGEEVAAPAVETAAPIGETMDLMTALQLVIKKSNAHGGLARGLHEGAKVIEKHTAQLCLLAEDCDQPDYVKLVKALCAEHNVDLLTVPSAKTLGEWAGLCKIDSEGNARKVVGCSCVVIKDFGEDTEGRHVVQQHIKSH; encoded by the exons ATGTCTGG TGAGGAAGTTGCTGCGCCTGCTGTTGAGACTGCGGCTCCAATTGGGGAGACCATGGATCTGATGACTGCACTTCAGCTGGTAATTAAGAAGTCAAATGCCCATGGTGGCCTTGCTCGTGGGCTTCATGAAGGTGCGAAGGTGATTGAGAAGCACACAGCTCAGCTGTGCTTGTTGGCTGAGGACTGTGACCAACCTGACTATGTCAAATTGGTCAAAGCTCTCTGCGCTGAGCACAATGTGGATTTGCTTACTGTCCCCAGTGCTAAAACCTTGGGCGAGTGGGCTGGT TTGTGCAAGATTGATTCAGAGGGTAATGCCAGGAAAGTTGTGGGCTGCTCATGTGTTGTCATCAAG GATTTTGGAGAAGACACCGAAGGACGCCATGTTGTTCAGCAGCACATCAAGTCTCACTAA